TGCTGTTAGGGAGGCAACATAACTTAATAatagagtgaccacttcgtaacaaaatgataacataaattactaaaacataacatttcaaatataaataactaaaatataatcaAACAAACAAAATGACATTTTTGTAATTTACCTTTTGATTTAGTAAAATTATTCTTGACAAGGTAactattcttttttttcttctaaagagatgatatttaataaatttaaaaataaagtttaatttttattaagttACAATTGAGAGCAAAGTTAGAAATTTTTGACTCCTTTTTAGAGATTAAAATGTaactttataatatattaatttataattctattaaatttaaagggtttaaattaaatttttaatacaattttatcataaattaataatacttttattattttggatgcattaaactaaaatttttatttttagagaGAGCCAATACCACTACTAACCCCAACCTCGCCTTTGGCTACAATTAACAACAACATCAACCAACAaattattgatatatatataattatgtaaGGGTTTCATTGAGTTGGTGGTTATCACAATCTAATTCAATTACgaaattactaaaaaaaaaatctacaaAAGTAAGAAATATTTCTGTGAAAatgttgatttttatatttttatataaaattaaaaataatatatataataatgtttgaattttatattttaattaaaactttatctattttatacattaaatttttataaatatatttattacataaactTTTCTCACTCACTTTGTATGATATTTCCCTAATGATTTTTgagatatatattatatatatatataaagaaaaacaaaaggttcCATAAGAAAATATTGACTGAAAAACTAGTGAATCACGGATTATTTAACTGCAAGCAAATAACTATATTTTCATTCTGCTTTTGGTGAAAGAAATATTTGTGCAAAACATTTTATGAGAAATAATACTAAATTAACCCTAAATGTGATATATAGAAGAATAAAACTAAGCAAATGCATAAGAATTACTAAAAATCTAAAATGCTAAAAAGttgttttaaaatttgtaaaagctCTTATTTATAGATATCATATAGAAGAAATTATAgggtatttcattttcaaaacatattaatatttttattaattaaatttatctatttttttggtAATGATAAATAGTATATAAGAGTTAATACAAAATTTAATAAAGATATAAGTACCCATTAGAAGAAGTTGAGAGAAATCAATTCCTTAAACCAAATTCCTTCAAATAACACAGTAAAAGTAGTTCAAGAATTTTATCATATTTTGAGATTATCTTATCATTTCTTCTATTTTGATGATGTAATATTAAGTGAAATATCTTATGCGAATTATTTTTGGAGAGTGTGTTTATGATGACTTATTCTATTCTACAAAGGTGTTGTTATGTATACTTAAATTATTCAtacattttcaacttttaaaatgaaagaaataatgCGCTTAAGCACACTTGAAACTATATTATCCATATtcttacaataataataatatcaactAAATTAAGACTcgatatttttaaaagttattgtAAATGAGAATTGTCATTGTTGAATATAAGAATTAATAAGAAGaggaagaaaataatatttatttatttatttcacatttataaGGTCAAAAAGGAGAAACCCACCACAGTTGCACATTCATAATTCCACCCACAAcaatcaataaaataaaataatcatacAATAAAAGACATTGAtctttaaaaaagaagaagaagagaattaatgttgttttttttttttatgagtaGTCAAAACAAACCCACCCCCACTTCTCTTTTCTTCTCCTCCTTTTCTTTTCATCATTCATAAAGTGAAAATCCCCAACTCATAAAGCTATTAGCATATTAGAAACAATCTAAAAACATTCTTTCTTCCACCTAAAGAAAAGACCCAGTTCCAAACAAACGAAGAAAAGGCTTTGTTTTGATTTCTCTTTTATATCTTTCTCTCTGTGAAGTCATCACTTAATGGATGCTGATAAATGGTCACAGGTAGGTTAATTTTGatcctttttttcccttttttttttttcttttttaaagagtaaataaaaagtttttttttttgttctcaaAGGGTTTTCAAGTGAAATCAATGGAAGAGATGATGGTAGCTAATAATAATACATGCACAAAAGGGACGACGACAACAACAACAGTGTTAGAGAAGAAAACAAGACCACCAGAGCAATTGAATTGTCCTAGGTGTAACTCAACAAACACCAAGTTTTGTTATTACAACAATTATAGTCTTACTCAACCAAGGTACTTTTGTAAGACTTGTAGAAGGTATTGGACTGAAGGTGGGTCTTTAAGGAATGTACCTGTTGGTGGTGGTTCAAGGAAGAACAAAAGATCTTCAATATCAacaacttcttcttcttcttcttcttcttcttcttcttcatcatcaaCAGCTTTCGCTTCAGATTCAGCTAAAGTTTTAGATCTAAACCCATCCACTTTCTCACTGTTATCATCTTCTCAAAACCCTAATAAGGTTCATTATAAAGGTCAAGATCTTAACCTAACTTTCCCACCTATGCAAGAGCCTGGTTTATATGATCATCAGCATAACTACTACTACTACAACAACACCGGGATGGTTTCAAGAGGGTTGAATTCTTTCGTTCCGGCACCAGCAGCACCGGCGACACCAGCACCGGCTGCCCTTTTTTCCATGCAAGATTATAAGCCATCCCTTAGTAGTACTACTTTCCCAATCCATAGTGGTGTTCAAGGGTTCCCTTTTGGAGAAATGAAACAAGTTTCTAGCACTAATAATGAAGTTGATGATGATCAAAACAAGGAACAAAGCAATTCAACTGGATTTTGGAATAATAATGGTGTATTAGGTGGTGGAGGAtcatggtaaaaaaaaaaaagaaatgaagatGATCAAGAAAGGAACTGCTTtttctagtttttaattttttttttcaccaTTTTTCACATGGTTGATATTATTATTACTTGTTCAAAGTTTCTTTTTTTTAGAACTAAcagatcatcatcatcatcataggatacatatatatataatggggtttcttttctttgctttcTTCTTTTAAATTTCAAGATTGTATCCAATTTGGGTTTTGGTTTCTTGTATCAGATTCAAGTCTAGAATTTGTTGCAGTGATGAGTGATATATATGGAAGTATGTATTTATAATATGCGGTTTCTCAACAGATATACCATTTGAGAAGCTCCAATTGTATCTTGAAATTATAAtgctaattattattattttcgataaatttattattattgttgatgtTCATTGTTCATTGTTCATTGTGGTGATGATGGATGGATGGCCGCCTATGGAATTTGattgatctatatatatatatatatatatttgattctttcaaaaagagaaagaaactgGTTTACCTGCTCCAACTATAGTCCTTTACCTAAAAATATGAAGCTATTTCAATGGCAAGTCTTTAGCTTTCTAACGTTATATCCATTAACGGTAAATCTCAGTTAAGTTCGTTCAAGTATTAGaagtaaatttacattttgattatttaactttaaaaaatatataaaatagtcattgaataatttgaaagtttttatttaagtcactgtgttgttttttttttcctaaaaaagTTCAATTAGCGAGCTCCAAGCCACAATTTGATGATTGGTATGGTGGATCAGTACCCATCGATAAGTAAAAAAGCACACTTTAGATTTAAATCGATCTGACAATCAATGTTAGGGGTCAAAGAAGAAaactatttaaattttgatttatagATTTGTGACATTCAAAGTTAATGAAAAAAACTGAATTGTAAAAAAGGAGAGCTTTCGATTGGCGTATATAGTGCGAACGGAAAATGTTATATAACAATGATTTTAGCAGCCTtggtaacttaaatgaaaacttttgaatagttcaataattattttataactttttaaaatcgTGTGACTAAAATATgaacttattaataatttaatgaattGGGTATAATTTACCTTGTCATTGATGATAAattctctttaatttttttttaaaatataagacAAAAAAGGGTACCCAGACTTTGGGTACAAAAACATTCCATCCTAACAAGTCAATTCCATTGTTTTGTGGTTGGGTATATTAGATTCCAATTAAATTTGAAGTAGAATTAGATTGGAAATTTATTCTTAATACTCTTTTGCTTTGTCAcaatatttgaatataatatcgTAATATATAGGCATGTAGATGAAAGGGTAGGTGGTAGCCTTGGCCTCCTCAAAATAATAAAGGtgtcttttaattttttaaaaaattaaaaaattataaataaatataatggtaaaattatactttaatccTAAAAAATTTATCATCCTCCCGTCATAAATTTCCGAGTTTTCCCCTTGTAACATATATGGTTTGTGTTTTATTGTTGTCTTTATCATTACCGATATCTTTGTTTGACAAATTTGGGTCTGTTTTCCATGGTGTTATTTGCTTGGCTTGAAGCTAAAGACTTTAGCTTGGAATCACGTCTCTTCCTTTAACTAGCTATGATAATGAAAGACTATAACTACAACTGATGTGGGTTGGGGGAGGGGTTGAAAGCACCTCCAttatatttcaatattttaatttattctctaattttaattttaacctAATCATAAATTTTCACATT
This window of the Gossypium arboreum isolate Shixiya-1 chromosome 12, ASM2569848v2, whole genome shotgun sequence genome carries:
- the LOC108478699 gene encoding dof zinc finger protein DOF3.7-like, which gives rise to MDADKWSQGFQVKSMEEMMVANNNTCTKGTTTTTTVLEKKTRPPEQLNCPRCNSTNTKFCYYNNYSLTQPRYFCKTCRRYWTEGGSLRNVPVGGGSRKNKRSSISTTSSSSSSSSSSSSSTAFASDSAKVLDLNPSTFSLLSSSQNPNKVHYKGQDLNLTFPPMQEPGLYDHQHNYYYYNNTGMVSRGLNSFVPAPAAPATPAPAALFSMQDYKPSLSSTTFPIHSGVQGFPFGEMKQVSSTNNEVDDDQNKEQSNSTGFWNNNGVLGGGGSW